GGGATCCCAGGTTGcttaaattgaaaaaccaCGTCTGCAGTAATAGTACCTAGTAATGGGTTCAACAATGAAGCTATATGACCAGCAAATGGTTGTGTCACATCCACCGCttttgaaatatcaaaacTTACTAGTAAGTCTCTAATTTCATCTGTCAAAGCACCATATATACAACGTGCTCCTTGAAAAGTATCCCGATCACAGACAGCACCACgttgtaataataattcaactaTATCATAATGCCCACACAATGAACTCAAAATCAAAGGTGAATAATCATACTCATCAACCTGGTTTATGTCTAGGTTTGGAGTAGATAATAACGAGTCCACTACTTCAATATCCCCAGTTCGGCATGCCAAACAAATCTCACTAAATGCCTTTGCCACTTCGGGATCTTGGTTCGATGATGAAGTACTAGAAGCGGGGGTTCCTCTATCCAATTGGTGACTTATAGAGAAAATCAGATCTATGGAAACATCTAGATCTGGTCTTGCAGGGTCTGAAGACATAATGAAAGCGTAagcatttgaaattaataattgattgaaattttattgaCTTTGaaagtatatttttttttctctacCCGTAGCGATACCTGATTGCCCATACAAGGCAAAATGAGAACTGTGGATAAAGCTGATAAGAGTAAATCCACGGTTCAAAGTTCTCAGCACGCAAAATATTCCACGCAATATTATCAAGGGTTTCAGTATACTAGTTGTGTAGGAACATCATATTTACAGTATAGTGGCAATAGTTGTAGATGGGCcaagaataaaaatttctATTAACAGGCGATAAATCGCAAATTTGACtatcttcattttctaaGCAAAATTGTTTGGACCTAAATGGCCAAGAAGGTTGATTTTTCGGTTGTTTGCCACAGTCAGGTCAATTACAATTACTAAACCCAAGTAAAAGTTACCAAATTCCTCAAAAAGACTCATTACTTCCGCATGAACCTCTCAAATGTGTATTTGGAGATATATACACGGGATAATACCACAAACTGAAGATTTGCTGATGGTATTCAAACCTGCCAATTCAATCATTCTCATATAAACCCGACGGGGAGTTCTACTgataaaatgaaatattttttttaaaccCTAGTTCTTGATATTTTCTGTATTTCCGCTTTACAAAAcacaaaaatgaaattttccATTTAAATTAATGTGCCTAAGAATTTTATAAACCCGACTAAGCGAaagaatttcaattatgTTAAACACGTTTAAaagattttcaatttcagaTATTTTTACTCCCTTCTATGACATATTAAATGCGTTAAGATCATTTTCTCTTAGGAAgcaatataaattaaagatattaagaccaaaaaaaaataataataatataccaaatgataaattaaactttttcatttatagAGATAAAGTTCTAAAGTAacttaataataataatttaattatgtCAAAAACTGTCATTTTAACAGGAGCTTCGGGTTATATTGGTCAACACATTCTTGGAGAATTATTAGACCAAAATTATAAAGTAATTGCCATAGTTCGTTCCCAAAAATCATCAGATACATTATCAAAACTATTCAAACAAACCCCCAAAttacaatttgaaattgttgaacaatttgACAAACCACACGCATTAGATAAAGTTTTGGAAAAACATAAAGaagcaacaatttttattagtaCAGCTGCTGTGGTCACTTTTCATGCTGAAGATTATGAAAGAGATGTTTTAGATCCAGCAATTGATCTAGTTAAAAACATTTTTTCAAGTATCAAAGAACATGCTCCACAAATTACTAGAGTAATATTAACATCTTCCAGTGCTTCAGTAGTTGGATTAGATAAGGCATTTTCATATGATGCTGAATACTCTGATAATGATTGGTCTCCATTTACTCGTGAAATGAGTACACTGGATGGTACCATGGCCTATTTTGCATCAAAGAAATTGGCAGAGAAAGAAGCTTGGAAATTCcttaaagaagaaaaaccaaattttgATCTTGTTGTCATAATGCCAGCATTGATTCTTGGTCCAGTTCGTTTTAGTtctgaattgaaaaacgGTAAATTTCCTTCCACATCTGGTATCATTGGAGGATTATTACATTTGAAATCTGATGATCCTATCCAACCAATGGCAGCAGGTGCGGTTGACGTTAGAGACGTTGCAAAGGTGCATGTTGATGTGATTACTTCGGAAAAAGCTTCAAACCAAAGAATTTTAGTTGAAAGTGGTAAAGTAACCAATGATAATATCATTCAAACCATCATTGACAATTTTCCTAGTTACAAGGACAAGTTACCTACCCCTAACCCAGTGCCACATTCTAAATTTGTGAAACCCAAAGATGAACGCTCAAGAAAGATTATTGGATTCTCATTAAGGTCATTAGGTGATTCAGTAGTTGATTTGGTCAAACAAATCGATCAGGAGAATTCAGTAATCGAATCAATTAAGAAATTagatattaaaaaatagatagatagatagaCATAAACAATGACAACATTGATGTTTGTAGTATTATTTTGCAACTagaataacaaaaaaagaaaaataagGCAAATATAGAAACCATCGTATTTGTGAAATTCTACCCTATTCAAAATAAAGTATGACTTTTTCTACCCTTAATGGTGATTTAAATCATCATACACTTTCTACAATGGATACTTTGTCCAAAACATATCCAATCGATTCATCAACACTGTTTGCCAAAgccatttttgaaaacttcaAACAAACTTTCacatcaacaaataatagtcatactactactactaaagTATCGATGTTTGAGCCAATATCTAGTTTTACTACTGTTGATACTACTCAATCTACAATAATTCCATATCGATGTGAAAACTCTATTTTTAGAAAGAAAGCAAAACTGGTTGATTGTCCATCTactgaagaattggaaatgaGTCTTGagatttggaaaatagAAGGAAATGATCAATATTCAGGTGAACAAAGAAGACATTTTAAGCCATTCAAAGTATTATTTGATAGAATTAGAGACAAgggaataaataaataattaattacgtatattattaaatattgttgattaaaaaattataaattaaaatataacaACGAAACTTTATAgttagaaaagaaaaaaaaaataaaacatatGCAACTCTAAtagaataaataatttataaacacggtttcttcaaattttatCATAACTATTGACAAAATATTTaagaattttttgtttgaatttacttggtttttttggggggtttgttttgttttcaacAACCAAATCATCTTGTGGAGAGTTTTCAGTTGCTTTGGTGGAATTTGTTCCAGGTAATGAATCAGAACTTGGAGGTGCAGATGAATGTTCGTCCATGTCGAATCTTTCCTCAACATCGGCAGCTTGATCTGGAATATTTAACTTCTCATGAGATTGTTGTGTAAATACTGCTACTGTAGCAGTTTCAGGAATAAGAGCAACATCACCACTTGTAACTTTCTTTTCTGGCTCACGTAAATGCTCTGTCTGTAAATCTTGTTCTCTCTCGGTATCtgtttgttgatttataaGTGCTAGTTCGTAATCAGCTCCTGGACTTGCTTCCACAGTTGGGGTATTATTAATTGGCTCAGAAACTTGTTTGCTATAACTGTTTTCCACGTTTGGATCAGAATCAATATGCGCTGGAGAACGATCCGTTTCCACAGATTCGAGATGAGGCGCCTCTTCGTCAATGACTTCTGGTTCGGAATTTTCATACACTGACTCCTTATCTTCAGGAACTATAAcatcttcaaattcatcctcttcatcaattatagAACCAAGCTCGGGTACAGGAATGTCAGCTTTGACCTCGCTTGGAGTTTCAGGACTATGGAAAACCTCATTTGCATCTTCTGTATGTTGTTCGTCTATTGGCAGCGGTAATTTGTCGTTACTGCTTGTATTAATAACTGGAGAACTACCCACAATATTAGGCAGTGGATAAGCTTCATTATGAGATTTTTCAGTCAAGTACATTCCTTCACTTGGTTCCATTTCATGGCCATCAGAAAAACGTGCATTTCTTGGAATCGACACTTGGTacaattcatcatcaatgaCAACACTACCAAAATTGTCTTCTGTATTATCCGGTTTCTCAACAAGTACGTCAGCAGTATCTTTCTGTGTGACATCAGCTTCAGGTGCAAGGTCATCTTCAAGAAGTTTTTCAAGCTCCACTTCTTTGGTTTCTGCAagtttgttcaatttttccGTGTTTGAAGGGATATCTTCTTTCTTCGAGATTTCTGGTCGTTTCTCAATCTTCGGAGGTTGGACTTCTGTCAAATCATCAGATACTGATGTGACCGAATTCAAAACTGGGTTCAAGCTAGAATCGTTCACGTGAGAAGAGTATGCCTCAGTAGTTGAAATATCATCAGACAAAGCATGGTCTTCGTCATGCTGCCCCCTGTTTGTACCACGAACGATTGATCCACTTCCAGATGAATATGCAGATGCTGTACTTGTTCTTCGTTTTATACTGCTGAAAAATCCaaacttctttttctccTTCTTCAACTCCTTAGCTTTGCGTTTTTCTTCATCCGCTTGTTCTTTGGCAACTCTTTTATCCTCAGCTGCTTTTTCCTTAGCTAacctttcttcttcaattgcaGCTTCTTTTGCTCTtatcttttcttcttcagctTGCTCTTTTGcctttctcttttcttcttgtgcTTGCTCCTTAGCAGCTTCTTTAGCTTTCCGTTTTTCCTCTTTGACACGGTCTTTTCGAGTTGAGCCTTTATTGTCTCCTCTTAAAGAATGAGTAACAAATTCACGATGGTGGTTAACATATTCATAGTCTGGAGGAACTTCTTGTGCCAGTGATCCTTTAATCGCCTTTGCAGGTGTAGCATCAGAGTCGGCACTCTCCTCGCTTGTTTTTGCAACATTTTCAGTTtctgaattgaatgaagatTTTCTTTCATGGTGACTCTTATCACGAGGGCTCAATGCAATAAAACCaagtttcattttcttAGGTTCTTCAGGTGCGACTTTTGAGGTTGGAACAGACTCTTGTGCAGCTGCTTGTTGGTTCGGATCCCTGTCACCGTAAACTTTCTTCATGGCAGCTTTCATTGCTGCAGCATACAAATCGGCATcagtttgttgttttgttttagCTGGAGCAGATGGCGTAGAAACTTTTACACGCTGAGCACGAACTCTAGTATCACTGTCTTCATTATATACTGGAATAGTTTGAACCTTTTCATTAAATCTAATGGAACTTGGAGGTGATCCTCCAATTCGTTGATTAGGTGATCCGGGCACGCGAGAAAACCTTGATTTGTTTGGTGACTGTAAAGATACTGGACTAATTGGAGCCCTTGAGATCGGACTTTTGAAACTGTCATCTGATTCAACAACTTGTTGCCGTATATCACCTCGCGGTGAGCTCGTAACAGAAGCTGCCGCTGCTGCTGCCACCAGTGGCAGTTTTGAGGGTGAGGCTGGTTTCTCGACAATAATTGGTACTTGGgagtttttcaaaattgatcTCAATGGTTTTGGCTGACCTTGACTGTTGAGTGAGTCTGATCTCACTGCAGTAATAGGGTGATCCGATGCTAAAAATGGTGATCCCAATTCCTTTGGTGCTTGTTGTTCCGAATTATCAGGTaaattcaacatcaacTTCGTTTCTGGGTTATCTAATGCTGGGTTATCGACTTGATAGTCGTATTCAAAATTCTGCAAGTCTTCATCTATCTTGGACAAATTGATGTTTGCAGCGCGTGTCAAAGATCCAGACCGATAATTTGTCCCTGAGTTCAACGAGTTTGCTCTTGAGTTGGTACGCGATATGTTTTTCGTGGTTGTTTCTATGATATTAGACCCATCAGGTAGAGTTTTGACCGTCTTTGTTGTGAGTGAGGTAGTTCTACCTTGTGAGTCAACAACTTTCGTGGTAGTtgtggtgatgatgatttccTCTTCATCAGCACCTTCATTTTCCTCGTGGATTTGTGTGTACTGGTGCTGTAACGGTGATGTGGGCACATTACTATTATAATTCACCCTGGAAGCAGAAGTCAAACTATTATATCTTCTGGCATTAGGGATGCTAGCGTTCCCTGGAACGTACGATGGTTTGGGATTATATGTATATTGTCGCATTGAATTGGATCTTCCCGAAGTCAATGATTGTGCCCTTGCATATTGAGTTTGAGCGGCTGTCCgctgttgtggttgttgttgttgttgtgatttCTGGGGGGAACTGTGTAATTTTAACGCCATAGCGGCAGCCTGTCCAGCACTGGTCATTGACTGTGCTCGTTGTGGTTGTTCTGAATTAATTGGCAAACCAGCATGCTGATTTGGGTTGTGATATGCATTTATTTCTTGTGCATACTTGCTAAACCCTTGATACGATTCTGATTTTCTCTAAATTAAACGAAAATAATGTTAgtaaatattatttgatcGGTTACATCAATAGATCCTTATTTGAACATACTCTTCTATTGAATAAACCCACCATTGTGTGATTTACTTAAATGCTGGcggtaaaaaaaaaagtgacTTCCTAATACGTTAACAAGAAACCCACAAAGAAAATTAGAGTCAGAAAATAATTGAGGATAGTTATGGAATATATAAGTAACAACAGTTGATTGCTTTCGTCAGTTTAATGTTGTGATTGTGGTTtgtagtaataataaattagttTGAAGTGATTAAataccttttttttcagaaaTCAGAAGCGGATGACCCACACaacaaataacaacaatcacaacaatataaaaatgACACAGAACCATTCAatagaaaaattaaactgAAATTCCcttaaaatcaaaacaaaataaaaagtcCTGCATATTACTTATTTCAAGATTGCTACACATTTCAGTACTAATAGTTAATAGTagatttcttcttctgatTAGATTTATTGTTAGTAAGTGATCTGAGGTTATGACATGTGCGTCATCTTCCATGATAGCCgtttctttgattttagAAGCCGATCCTACCACTTATTGGTGTACagataaacaaaatatagACAGACAGAAACTATCTATTGCCGACTAAGACGAAGAGAAACGTGTTGGTTACGAACAAagtcctttttttttaaatctataaacaaaactttatttttaatgtTTAACAATTAGATTGTCAAATTTCTATCTTAAAGGAGCAAACTGTAACTAGATATATGGACTGAGGAGTACCGACCTAGGATatgaaatagaaaaaaCAGTGAAGCCGGAATTCATTTACATACCTGGAGGGATG
The Candida albicans SC5314 chromosome 7, complete sequence genome window above contains:
- a CDS encoding uncharacterized protein (Ortholog(s) have role in reciprocal meiotic recombination); protein product: MVGLFNRRRKSESYQGFSKYAQEINAYHNPNQHAGLPINSEQPQRAQSMTSAGQAAAMALKLHSSPQKSQQQQQPQQRTAAQTQYARAQSLTSGRSNSMRQYTYNPKPSYVPGNASIPNARRYNSLTSASRVNYNSNVPTSPLQHQYTQIHEENEGADEEEIIITTTTTKVVDSQGRTTSLTTKTVKTLPDGSNIIETTTKNISRTNSRANSLNSGTNYRSGSLTRAANINLSKIDEDLQNFEYDYQVDNPALDNPETKLMLNLPDNSEQQAPKELGSPFLASDHPITAVRSDSLNSQGQPKPLRSILKNSQVPIIVEKPASPSKSPSVAAAAAASVTSSPRGDIRQQVVESDDSFKSPISRAPISPVSLQSPNKSRFSRVPGSPNQRIGGSPPSSIRFNEKVQTIPVYNEDSDTRVRAQRVKVSTPSAPAKTKQQTDADLYAAAMKAAMKKVYGDRDPNQQAAAQESVPTSKVAPEEPKKMKLGFIALSPRDKSHHERKSSFNSETENVAKTSEESADSDATPAKAIKGSSAQEVPPDYEYVNHHREFVTHSLRGDNKGSTRKDRVKEEKRKAKEAAKEQAQEEKRKAKEQAEEEKIRAKEAAIEEERLAKEKAAEDKRVAKEQADEEKRKAKELKKEKKKFGFFSSIKRRTSTASAYSSGSGSIVRGTNRGQHDEDHALSDDISTTEAYSSHVNDSSLNPVLNSVTSVSDDLTEVQPPKIEKRPEISKKEDIPSNTEKLNKLAETKEVELEKLLEDDLAPEADVTQKDTADVLVEKPDNTEDNFGSVVIDDELYQVSIPRNARFSDGHEMEPSEGMYLTEKSHNEAYPSPNIVGSSPVINTSSNDKLPSPIDEQHTEDANEVFHSPETPSEVKADIPVPELGSIIDEEDEFEDVIVPEDKESVYENSEPEVIDEEAPHLESVETDRSPAHIDSDPNVENSYSKQVSEPINNTPTVEASPGADYELALINQQTDTEREQDLQTEHLREPEKKVTSGDVALIPETATVAVFTQQSHEKLNIPDQAADVEERFDMDEHSSAPPSSDSLPGTNSTKATENSPQDDLVVENKTNPPKKPSKFKQKILKYFVNSYDKI
- a CDS encoding uncharacterized protein (Ortholog of C. dubliniensis CD36 : Cd36_70990 and Candida albicans WO-1 : CAWG_05464), whose amino-acid sequence is MTFSTLNGDLNHHTLSTMDTLSKTYPIDSSTSFAKAIFENFKQTFTSTNNSHTTTTKVSMFEPISSFTTVDTTQSTIIPYRCENSIFRKKAKSVDCPSTEELEMSLEIWKIEGNDQYSGEQRRHFKPFKVLFDRIRDKGINK
- a CDS encoding uncharacterized protein (Has domain(s) with predicted catalytic activity, coenzyme binding activity and role in cellular metabolic process), coding for MSKTVILTGASGYIGQHILGELLDQNYKVIAIVRSQKSSDTLSKLFKQTPKLQFEIVEQFDKPHALDKVLEKHKEATIFISTAAVVTFHAEDYERDVLDPAIDLVKNIFSSIKEHAPQITRVILTSSSASVVGLDKAFSYDAEYSDNDWSPFTREMSTSDGTMAYFASKKLAEKEAWKFLKEEKPNFDLVVIMPALILGPVRFSSELKNGKFPSTSGIIGGLLHLKSDDPIQPMAAGAVDVRDVAKVHVDVITSEKASNQRILVESGKVTNDNIIQTIIDNFPSYKDKLPTPNPVPHSKFVKPKDERSRKIIGFSLRSLGDSVVDLVKQIDQENSVIESIKKLDIKK